From a region of the Synechococcus sp. PCC 7502 genome:
- the rpsB gene encoding 30S ribosomal protein S2 has protein sequence MSVVSLAQLLESGVHFGHQTRRWNPKMEPYIFTERNGVHIIDLVQTAQYMEEAYAYMRNASEQGRKVLFVGTKRQAAGIVAQEALRCGSHFVNQRWLGGMLTNWTTIKTRIDRLKDLERRDESGALDRLPKKEASMLRREMEKLQKYLGGLKAMRKIPDVVVIVDQKREYNAVQECQKLGIPIVSILDTNCDPDTVDVPIPGNDDAIRSVKLIISKLADAIYEGRHGQVDEYDAVAADSDYDPDAYVDDIADEVTEEDVSV, from the coding sequence ATGTCAGTAGTATCACTTGCTCAATTACTTGAGTCTGGTGTCCATTTTGGTCATCAAACTCGTCGATGGAACCCCAAGATGGAACCCTATATTTTTACCGAGCGTAATGGGGTTCATATTATCGATTTAGTCCAGACCGCTCAGTATATGGAAGAAGCTTATGCTTATATGCGTAATGCTTCAGAACAGGGGCGCAAGGTTTTATTTGTTGGTACTAAACGCCAAGCTGCAGGCATAGTAGCCCAAGAGGCTTTGCGCTGTGGAAGTCATTTTGTTAACCAACGCTGGTTAGGTGGAATGCTCACCAACTGGACTACTATCAAAACTCGTATTGATCGCCTTAAAGACCTTGAACGACGGGATGAAAGTGGAGCCTTAGATCGCCTTCCTAAAAAAGAAGCATCTATGCTACGGCGGGAAATGGAAAAACTCCAGAAATATCTGGGTGGGCTAAAGGCAATGAGAAAGATCCCCGATGTGGTGGTGATTGTTGATCAAAAGCGAGAATATAACGCTGTTCAAGAATGTCAAAAGCTCGGAATTCCCATTGTTTCAATCCTTGATACTAATTGTGATCCTGATACTGTTGATGTTCCTATTCCAGGGAATGATGATGCGATTCGCTCCGTTAAACTGATCATTAGTAAGTTGGCAGATGCGATCTATGAAGGTCGTCATGGGCAGGTGGATGAGTATGATGCTGTTGCTGCTGATAGTGACTATGATCCCGATGCTTACGTTGATGATATTGCCGATGAAGTGACTGAAGAAGACGTTAGTGTCTAG
- the tsf gene encoding translation elongation factor Ts, producing the protein MAEITTQQVQELRAKTGAGIKDCKKALQESDGDQVKAGEYLRQKGLASAVKKASRAATEGVIDSYIHIGNRVGVLVEVNCETDFVARREELKELAQNIAKQIAACGNVEYVSTADIPADIVAKETEIESGKDDLGKKPAAIKEKIVQGRVEKRLKELSLLDQPYIKDQSITVDELVKQTASKLNENVKVSRFVRFVLGGDNQSE; encoded by the coding sequence ATGGCAGAAATAACTACCCAACAAGTTCAAGAACTCCGTGCTAAGACGGGGGCAGGCATTAAAGATTGTAAGAAAGCACTACAAGAGTCTGATGGCGATCAAGTTAAGGCGGGTGAATACCTTCGTCAAAAAGGTTTGGCATCTGCTGTTAAAAAAGCAAGTCGTGCTGCTACTGAAGGCGTGATCGATAGCTATATCCACATTGGTAATCGCGTGGGTGTTTTAGTTGAAGTTAACTGTGAAACTGATTTTGTGGCGCGGCGGGAAGAACTGAAGGAATTGGCGCAAAATATTGCTAAGCAAATCGCTGCTTGTGGCAATGTTGAGTATGTCAGTACGGCGGATATTCCAGCAGATATTGTTGCTAAAGAAACAGAGATCGAATCGGGTAAAGATGATTTGGGTAAAAAGCCCGCAGCAATTAAAGAAAAAATTGTCCAAGGACGGGTGGAAAAACGGCTTAAGGAACTAAGCTTACTTGACCAGCCTTATATTAAAGATCAATCTATTACCGTTGATGAGCTAGTTAAGCAGACAGCATCTAAGCTTAATGAAAATGTAAAGGTTAGTCGATTTGTGCGTTTTGTTTTGGGTGGCGATAATCAATCTGAGTAG
- a CDS encoding translation initiation factor, with amino-acid sequence MSSQHRLVYQEFGNAQNIPEPDNILRSPEAQSPRIQASRKGRKGKTVTVITGLEADNTTLELLLKQLKNQCGAGGTIKDGEIEIQGDHAPKILQILTKLGYKAKISGG; translated from the coding sequence ATGTCTTCACAACATCGTTTAGTCTATCAAGAGTTTGGTAATGCTCAAAATATCCCAGAGCCTGATAATATCCTGCGATCGCCCGAAGCACAAAGTCCTAGAATCCAAGCATCCCGAAAAGGGCGTAAAGGCAAAACCGTAACTGTAATTACAGGCTTAGAAGCAGATAACACCACCCTAGAGTTACTTTTAAAGCAACTGAAAAATCAATGTGGTGCAGGGGGAACAATCAAAGATGGAGAGATTGAAATCCAAGGCGATCATGCCCCAAAAATCCTGCAAATTTTAACCAAACTTGGCTACAAGGCTAAAATTAGTGGTGGTTAA
- a CDS encoding ammonium transporter — protein sequence MRGKLWRRLLVLAIASMLLAIFGSSVVSAPVIAADPPTMNSLASGEQNLQISIDTVWVLVTGFLVFFMQCGFALLEAGLVRQISVVNTLLENFIDAGVTALGWWASGFAIAFGTSAWGLFGTDNFFLSGATSISNGNIVYTLGAAGSSAGISTFALFFFQFAFAATASTITTGAMGERTDFIGDLIYTTIMGALSYPIIVHWAWNSGGWLNKLGYMDFAGSSVVHTVGGWTAIVGAFLLGPRPNRTWGEIPAPHNLSLATLGTLILWFGWYGFNPGSTLGVGNYGLVGLITVNTTLAGGAGSISALLYVFFRTGKWNLFCSLNGSLAGLVAITAGCAFVAPWASVLIGLVAGVLVIVAVDFIESLEIDDPVGAFAVHGTCGMMGTLAIGFLGVPELTVNQKAGLFLGGGFDLLMVQGLGVLAIVTFTATFAFVMFSILNLFGRLRVHPAADKVGIDVYEHGASAWPDVYPIDHLIGEVYEDDE from the coding sequence ATGCGTGGGAAGTTATGGCGACGTTTATTGGTTTTAGCGATCGCTTCTATGCTTTTGGCTATATTTGGTTCATCTGTAGTTTCTGCACCAGTAATTGCAGCCGATCCCCCCACTATGAATTCGCTGGCAAGTGGTGAACAGAATTTGCAAATTTCTATAGATACAGTGTGGGTCTTGGTTACAGGATTTTTAGTGTTTTTTATGCAGTGTGGATTTGCACTTTTAGAAGCGGGATTAGTTAGGCAAATTTCGGTAGTAAATACCCTACTAGAAAACTTTATTGATGCTGGAGTTACAGCTCTTGGATGGTGGGCTAGTGGATTTGCAATCGCCTTTGGTACAAGTGCATGGGGTTTATTTGGAACAGATAACTTCTTTTTAAGCGGTGCTACAAGTATTAGTAATGGCAATATTGTCTATACTCTGGGTGCAGCAGGTTCCAGCGCAGGCATTAGTACCTTTGCTTTATTTTTCTTCCAATTTGCCTTCGCAGCTACTGCTAGTACGATTACCACTGGAGCAATGGGAGAACGTACGGATTTTATTGGAGATTTGATCTACACTACGATTATGGGAGCGTTAAGTTATCCAATCATTGTGCATTGGGCATGGAATAGTGGGGGCTGGTTAAATAAGCTTGGCTACATGGATTTTGCTGGTAGTTCAGTTGTTCATACAGTCGGTGGTTGGACAGCCATAGTTGGTGCTTTTTTACTGGGACCAAGACCAAATCGAACTTGGGGAGAAATTCCAGCTCCACATAACCTCTCTTTAGCAACCCTTGGCACCTTAATTCTGTGGTTTGGTTGGTACGGGTTTAATCCAGGTTCAACTTTGGGGGTAGGCAATTACGGCTTAGTAGGATTAATCACAGTAAATACCACTCTTGCTGGCGGAGCTGGCTCAATTTCAGCTTTATTGTATGTATTCTTCCGCACAGGTAAGTGGAACTTATTTTGCTCTCTCAATGGCTCTTTAGCAGGATTAGTTGCGATCACCGCAGGCTGTGCTTTTGTGGCACCTTGGGCATCTGTACTAATTGGCTTGGTGGCAGGAGTTTTAGTGATTGTGGCTGTAGATTTTATTGAGTCTTTGGAAATAGATGATCCTGTTGGAGCCTTTGCTGTGCACGGTACTTGCGGCATGATGGGAACGCTCGCCATAGGTTTTCTGGGAGTACCAGAGTTAACAGTTAATCAAAAAGCAGGATTATTTTTAGGTGGCGGGTTTGATTTGTTGATGGTGCAGGGACTTGGAGTTTTAGCAATTGTGACTTTTACAGCCACTTTTGCATTTGTCATGTTTTCCATCCTAAATCTATTTGGAAGACTTCGAGTTCATCCTGCTGCGGACAAAGTAGGAATTGACGTTTATGAGCATGGTGCTTCTGCTTGGCCCGATGTTTATCCAATCGATCATCTGATCGGAGAAGTTTATGAAGATGACGAATAG
- the csaB gene encoding polysaccharide pyruvyl transferase CsaB, protein MRAVLCGYYGMGNGGDEALLSALLQMLPAQIQPVVLSANPKATENLHQVQASDRRSVISIIKTLKQSDIFIWGGGSLMQDATSFRNPIYYGGLMGLAQGMGLKTVAWAQGIGPLNRNLTRWITKKAFAKCDRVSVRDSGSAQLLANWQIKSVIAPDPVWALKSESLLGLWTKHAPRIAIMLRSHPQLTTNRITCLITAIKNLQKSTGAYILLIPFQPSHDRDIAKRIHWSLGENANLSAVITETNPRLLKGIFKGVEMAIAMRYHGLIMAASEGCKCSAISYDPKVSRLMSDLNISGWELENLPTDPQEISNQWLEQFANGDPLSNDQISSLVDRALIHQELLLSL, encoded by the coding sequence ATGCGAGCAGTTTTATGCGGCTACTATGGCATGGGTAATGGCGGTGATGAAGCACTTTTGTCGGCATTACTGCAAATGTTACCTGCTCAAATTCAGCCTGTAGTCTTGTCTGCTAATCCCAAGGCAACTGAAAATCTGCATCAAGTTCAAGCTAGCGATCGCCGCTCTGTAATCTCCATTATTAAAACCCTAAAACAATCAGATATTTTCATTTGGGGTGGTGGTAGCCTCATGCAGGATGCTACGAGTTTCCGCAATCCAATTTACTACGGGGGCTTAATGGGTTTAGCTCAAGGCATGGGCTTAAAAACTGTAGCTTGGGCGCAGGGGATTGGTCCACTTAATCGGAACTTGACCCGTTGGATTACTAAGAAAGCCTTTGCGAAATGCGATCGCGTCAGTGTTAGAGATAGCGGCTCTGCTCAGTTATTGGCAAATTGGCAAATTAAATCTGTAATCGCTCCTGATCCAGTGTGGGCATTAAAATCCGAATCATTACTAGGACTATGGACAAAACACGCTCCCCGTATTGCCATTATGCTGCGATCGCATCCTCAACTCACTACTAATCGAATTACCTGCTTAATTACAGCTATTAAAAATCTGCAAAAATCCACGGGTGCTTACATACTATTAATCCCATTTCAACCCAGTCATGATCGAGACATTGCCAAGCGAATTCATTGGAGTTTAGGTGAAAATGCAAACCTCAGTGCCGTAATTACCGAAACCAATCCCCGTTTGCTCAAAGGTATATTCAAAGGAGTAGAGATGGCAATCGCTATGCGTTATCACGGACTAATTATGGCAGCATCTGAGGGATGTAAATGTTCAGCAATTAGCTATGATCCTAAAGTCTCACGGTTGATGTCAGACTTAAATATATCTGGCTGGGAACTTGAAAATCTACCCACTGATCCCCAAGAAATTTCTAACCAATGGCTTGAGCAGTTTGCTAACGGTGATCCCCTATCTAACGATCAAATTAGCTCGTTAGTAGATCGAGCCTTAATTCATCAAGAGCTATTACTAAGCTTATAA
- a CDS encoding cytochrome c biogenesis protein CcdA produces the protein MINLSWESLQLWLYQIENFADGIVKTQLAHLSIFSVGLVFLAGLITSLTPCTLSMLPLTIGYIGGFESKNTLSSAWQSMWFALGFATTLCGLGLAAALFGKIYGQVGSGLSIILGIIAIAMGLYLLELIPLQLPNWGSIEIGQTLPKNLRSYLIGLSFGLVASPCSTPVLITLLAYISTTNNPLLGTMLLLAYAIGSVLPVVIAGTFTGAIKQLLKLRQWSGGLTWLSGIILIGFGTISILNQIA, from the coding sequence ATGATTAATTTAAGTTGGGAATCTCTACAACTATGGCTATATCAAATTGAAAATTTTGCCGATGGCATTGTCAAAACCCAATTAGCACATTTATCAATTTTTAGCGTTGGCTTAGTATTTTTAGCAGGATTAATTACCAGCTTAACTCCCTGCACTTTATCAATGTTGCCCTTAACTATTGGCTATATTGGTGGATTTGAATCGAAAAATACTCTCAGTTCCGCTTGGCAATCTATGTGGTTTGCCTTGGGCTTTGCGACAACTTTGTGTGGCTTAGGACTGGCTGCCGCCTTATTTGGCAAAATCTATGGACAGGTAGGTAGTGGTTTATCTATCATTCTCGGTATTATAGCGATCGCCATGGGACTATATTTACTGGAGTTAATCCCCTTGCAACTCCCGAATTGGGGCAGTATTGAAATCGGTCAAACTCTACCTAAAAATCTGCGATCATATTTAATTGGTTTAAGCTTTGGCTTGGTTGCCTCTCCCTGTAGTACTCCTGTGTTAATTACTTTACTTGCCTATATTTCTACCACCAATAACCCATTGCTTGGGACTATGCTCTTACTTGCCTATGCGATCGGTTCGGTACTGCCCGTAGTAATTGCAGGAACTTTTACTGGCGCAATCAAACAATTATTAAAGCTGCGGCAATGGTCAGGTGGTCTGACATGGTTAAGTGGAATTATCTTAATAGGATTTGGGACTATTTCGATTTTGAATCAAATTGCCTGA
- a CDS encoding PH domain-containing protein, producing MNAPSEPVNFAETVLFDGHPALFGSVSRLVIAIATLGLGAIYFWIQSNNIKYLITSQRVVVESGIFSRRIDTLELYLVNDIELDKPFGQRLMGTGNITLIGQDHSNPVLRLVRLPLDVRELYEQLRQSVQQSKHGRRGYYREVNE from the coding sequence ATGAATGCGCCATCTGAACCCGTAAATTTTGCTGAGACAGTATTATTTGATGGTCATCCCGCCCTATTTGGTAGTGTCAGTCGCTTAGTCATAGCGATCGCTACTTTGGGACTAGGAGCAATATATTTTTGGATTCAGTCAAATAACATTAAATATTTAATCACTTCGCAACGGGTAGTGGTGGAGTCTGGGATTTTTTCCCGAAGAATAGATACCCTCGAACTATATTTGGTGAATGATATCGAGTTAGATAAGCCCTTTGGACAGCGATTAATGGGGACGGGTAATATTACTTTAATTGGACAAGATCATTCTAATCCTGTGCTGCGCCTTGTCAGATTACCCCTAGATGTTAGGGAACTCTATGAGCAGTTACGTCAATCTGTGCAGCAGTCCAAACATGGTCGGCGAGGCTATTATCGTGAGGTTAATGAATGA
- the dnaB gene encoding replicative DNA helicase, giving the protein MSNESKYTSPSDDGMRLPPQNIEAEEAILGGILLDPEAISRVIDTLRPEMFYVAAHQEIFRACLMLHNQSRPTDMMSVATWLSDRDLLEKIGGQSKIVQLCDRTISAVNVDYYAQLVADKSTRRKLAEAGRETVDISFNNELELPQLLDQAEQKIFAVTQSRAQQGLTSAGDVLTNAWFELEKRFNNLGSGETNLPGLATGFYDLDAMTQGFQRSDLIIIAGRPSIGKTAFSLGVAYNMAQLHRLPVAVFSLEMSKEQLVYRLLANEARIESSRLRSGNVSENEWAGIGNAISRLSEIPLYIDDTANPTVNELRSKARRLQSEKGGVLGLILIDYLQLMEGSSDNRVQELSKITRSLKGLARELSVPVIALSQLSRGVEARTNKRPMLSDLRESGSIEQDADLVINLYRDEYYNPDTPDRGIAEIIIAKHRNGPTGTVKLLFEPQFTKFKNLTSSK; this is encoded by the coding sequence ATGAGTAATGAGTCTAAATATACCAGCCCATCCGATGATGGTATGCGTTTACCACCCCAAAATATTGAAGCTGAGGAGGCAATTTTAGGCGGAATCTTACTTGATCCAGAGGCAATCTCCAGAGTCATAGATACTTTACGCCCAGAGATGTTTTATGTGGCAGCCCATCAAGAGATATTTCGTGCCTGTTTAATGCTGCATAACCAATCTCGCCCCACGGATATGATGAGTGTGGCAACTTGGTTAAGTGATCGGGATTTACTAGAGAAAATTGGTGGACAAAGTAAAATCGTCCAACTCTGCGATCGCACCATTAGTGCTGTGAATGTTGATTACTATGCCCAACTGGTTGCTGACAAATCCACGCGCCGCAAGCTAGCCGAAGCAGGTCGAGAAACTGTTGATATTAGTTTTAATAATGAATTAGAACTACCCCAATTACTAGATCAAGCGGAGCAAAAGATATTTGCCGTGACCCAATCCCGTGCTCAGCAGGGTTTAACTTCGGCGGGTGATGTCTTAACTAATGCTTGGTTTGAATTAGAAAAGCGATTTAATAATCTCGGTTCAGGAGAGACAAATTTACCCGGACTGGCCACAGGTTTTTATGATCTGGATGCTATGACCCAAGGGTTTCAGCGATCGGACTTAATTATTATTGCTGGTCGTCCTTCCATTGGTAAAACCGCCTTTAGCTTGGGAGTTGCCTATAACATGGCGCAACTTCATCGTTTGCCCGTGGCAGTATTTAGCCTTGAAATGTCTAAGGAGCAGCTAGTTTATCGTCTGTTAGCCAATGAAGCAAGAATTGAAAGTAGTCGCCTGCGATCAGGGAATGTGAGTGAAAATGAATGGGCAGGTATAGGTAATGCCATCAGTCGGCTCTCGGAAATTCCTTTGTATATAGACGATACTGCTAATCCCACCGTTAATGAATTACGTTCCAAAGCTCGCCGTTTACAATCAGAAAAAGGAGGTGTTTTAGGTTTAATCCTAATTGATTACTTGCAGCTAATGGAAGGCAGTAGTGATAACCGTGTGCAGGAATTATCAAAAATCACGCGATCGCTCAAAGGGTTGGCAAGGGAATTATCAGTACCAGTGATTGCCCTTTCCCAACTGAGCCGAGGCGTAGAAGCCAGAACTAACAAACGTCCCATGCTTTCTGATTTGAGAGAAAGTGGAAGCATTGAACAAGATGCGGATTTAGTAATTAATTTATATCGGGACGAATACTACAACCCTGACACACCCGATCGCGGCATTGCGGAAATTATTATTGCTAAACATCGTAATGGTCCCACAGGTACGGTCAAGCTATTATTTGAACCGCAATTTACCAAATTTAAGAACCTAACCTCATCCAAGTAA
- a CDS encoding anion transporter, translated as MSIIRAVVLGAGYIFLAIGFVPGLRMNRASIALVFTATLIGIGAISLNEAWVAIDSSTIVFLLSMMIINAYLSYAGFFQLSLTYLLSISRSPLGILVLLTVGTGVLSAFFLNDTLAIVATPIALQLTRCLCLNPIPYLLAIAGATNIGSLATLNGNPQNILIGSFSGISYLSFIKALTPIAIAGLIIQIGLLIILYPEVRSLVPRSPSVMLRRRIHRPLLIKSVAVTVILLGAFTLGFPLAESAFAAAAVLLVTRRIKSSRVLLSVDWSLLVMFSGLFILTRCVQSLDNLQYILQVLKIGVQDPLGLFSITAILSNLISNVPTVLLLKSLIAPSSDQAWLLLAASSTLAGNLTLFGSVANLIVVEAASRESVNLTFMEHIRFGIPLTLITLGIAYGWIIGH; from the coding sequence ATGAGTATAATCCGTGCTGTGGTTTTAGGGGCGGGCTATATTTTTCTAGCGATCGGTTTTGTCCCTGGATTACGCATGAATCGAGCCTCGATCGCTTTAGTTTTTACAGCTACATTAATTGGGATCGGGGCAATTAGCCTCAATGAAGCATGGGTAGCCATTGATAGTTCGACCATTGTGTTTTTGCTGAGCATGATGATAATTAATGCCTATCTGAGTTATGCAGGATTTTTTCAGCTAAGCCTTACCTACTTACTCTCCATTAGTCGTAGTCCTTTGGGGATATTAGTGCTATTGACCGTAGGAACTGGAGTACTTTCAGCATTTTTCCTCAATGACACTCTAGCTATTGTTGCTACTCCCATAGCTTTGCAGCTTACCCGATGTCTGTGTCTAAACCCGATTCCTTACCTCTTGGCGATCGCAGGAGCTACGAATATTGGCTCATTGGCTACTTTAAACGGAAATCCCCAAAATATTCTGATTGGGTCTTTTTCAGGAATTAGCTATCTTAGTTTTATCAAGGCACTAACTCCCATTGCTATTGCAGGCTTAATCATCCAAATCGGATTACTGATAATTCTTTATCCCGAAGTGCGATCGTTGGTACCTCGTTCACCAAGTGTGATGCTCCGTCGCCGTATTCATCGTCCTTTGCTCATTAAAAGTGTAGCTGTTACGGTGATTCTGTTAGGAGCTTTTACCTTAGGATTCCCACTAGCCGAGTCAGCCTTTGCCGCAGCAGCAGTACTACTAGTAACTCGGCGGATTAAGTCAAGTCGAGTCCTGTTAAGCGTAGATTGGTCGCTATTAGTAATGTTCTCTGGACTATTTATTTTGACCCGATGTGTACAGTCCTTGGATAATCTACAGTATATTTTGCAGGTACTAAAAATTGGGGTGCAAGACCCCTTAGGGCTATTCAGCATTACCGCCATTCTCTCTAATTTAATTTCTAATGTTCCTACGGTTCTGTTGTTAAAATCCTTAATTGCTCCTAGTTCCGATCAGGCATGGCTATTACTGGCAGCAAGCTCTACTTTAGCAGGAAATTTAACCCTGTTTGGGTCGGTGGCTAACTTGATTGTAGTTGAAGCGGCTTCTAGAGAGAGCGTAAATTTAACATTTATGGAACACATAAGGTTTGGCATCCCGCTAACATTAATTACCTTAGGAATAGCCTATGGCTGGATTATCGGACACTAA
- a CDS encoding ABC transporter ATP-binding protein: MTTESSEILNPPATTPAIPAITVENLTKTYRTGFWLNQQVNSLKACSLTVQTGETFGLLGANGAGKTTLLKLLLGIIQPTSGTASLLGHDLGDRLSRQKIGYLPENAYYYDYLTGWELLDFMGSMFGIAARHRTDRIAELLDLVGLSQLTARKKQIRQYSKGMVQRIGLAQALINDPELVFLDEPMSGLDPVGRYQIREIILTLKQQGKTVFFNSHILSDVELICDRIGILHRGELIAIGTLNELLGTDQTFQVSGHGGSIEKLQPWIKHLELQNNSWHGTLSADPQAFLKFLPEINASLVSMNLSRQTLEEFFISQIQAQPN; the protein is encoded by the coding sequence ATGACTACAGAGAGTTCAGAGATATTAAATCCTCCAGCTACTACCCCCGCTATTCCTGCTATTACAGTTGAGAACCTGACTAAGACCTATCGCACTGGTTTTTGGTTGAATCAACAGGTTAATTCGCTCAAAGCTTGTTCTTTAACAGTACAAACAGGCGAGACCTTTGGGTTGCTTGGGGCTAATGGTGCAGGTAAGACTACCCTTCTCAAATTATTATTAGGCATTATCCAACCCACCTCTGGAACAGCAAGTTTGTTAGGGCATGATCTGGGCGATCGCCTCTCAAGACAAAAAATTGGCTACTTACCCGAAAATGCCTACTACTATGACTACCTAACTGGGTGGGAACTCCTAGATTTTATGGGTAGTATGTTTGGGATTGCTGCCCGTCACAGAACCGATCGCATTGCCGAGTTACTAGACTTAGTGGGTTTGTCCCAATTAACAGCCCGTAAGAAACAAATTCGCCAATATTCCAAGGGCATGGTGCAAAGGATCGGCTTAGCACAGGCTTTGATTAATGATCCTGAACTTGTCTTCCTAGATGAACCCATGTCTGGACTCGATCCCGTTGGACGCTATCAAATTCGGGAAATTATTCTCACCCTTAAACAACAGGGAAAAACGGTATTTTTTAATAGCCATATTCTATCCGACGTTGAACTAATCTGCGATCGCATTGGCATTTTGCATAGAGGTGAATTAATTGCGATCGGAACTCTGAATGAACTGCTAGGTACAGATCAAACCTTTCAGGTGTCTGGGCATGGAGGCAGTATAGAGAAACTGCAACCTTGGATTAAACATCTAGAGTTGCAGAACAATAGCTGGCATGGCACCTTGAGTGCTGATCCCCAAGCATTTCTTAAATTCCTGCCTGAAATTAACGCTAGTTTAGTGAGCATGAACCTATCTCGGCAAACCCTAGAGGAATTTTTTATTAGCCAAATTCAGGCACAGCCTAATTAA
- the psb30 gene encoding photosystem II reaction center protein Ycf12/Psb30 has protein sequence MEFLDGLTTFLVGINFKLIFQLTCLALVVVSGPVVIFLLAAKGGDL, from the coding sequence ATGGAATTTCTTGACGGTCTTACTACGTTTTTGGTAGGTATTAACTTTAAGCTCATCTTTCAGCTTACCTGTTTGGCTCTAGTTGTGGTTTCTGGTCCTGTAGTAATTTTTCTACTGGCGGCAAAGGGTGGAGATTTGTAA
- a CDS encoding adenylate/guanylate cyclase domain-containing protein: MKPQLILHLEQGDRSVSLINATAWTVGRSEDSAIILDDTWASRNHAVLQIMESKLYVIDLGSLNGTFVNGKRVNIPIVLNNGDKITFATTESHIFFEEQVTIEAPAIQKQKKTVMLHHRQLITVLVVDIRDFTVLARRLEEKVLSQVIGTWFGKATEIINSYGSWVDKYIGDAVMAVWVHKTTDKNIKVNPNEILEVFQALYALHQMTDNLNREFSLPMQLRVGAGINTGNATVGQLGAGNRPEYTAIGDTVNYAFRLESATKAIGADIAIGELTYNYGHDSQLLQFKQHQVMLKGYDTPTNTFAGKFADLKKFLDQVVVPSS, translated from the coding sequence ATGAAACCCCAGCTTATATTGCATTTGGAACAAGGCGATCGCTCAGTTTCTTTAATAAATGCTACCGCTTGGACAGTTGGGAGAAGTGAAGATAGTGCAATTATCCTTGATGATACCTGGGCATCTCGCAACCACGCAGTTTTGCAGATCATGGAGTCTAAGTTGTATGTAATTGACCTTGGCAGCCTGAACGGTACATTTGTTAACGGCAAACGCGTTAATATTCCCATTGTTTTAAATAACGGCGATAAAATTACTTTTGCGACTACAGAGTCACATATCTTTTTTGAAGAGCAAGTCACAATCGAAGCCCCAGCCATCCAAAAGCAAAAAAAGACGGTAATGCTTCATCATCGCCAGCTAATTACAGTTTTAGTTGTAGATATTCGCGATTTCACCGTTTTAGCCCGCAGATTAGAGGAAAAAGTTTTATCTCAGGTAATTGGTACTTGGTTTGGAAAAGCTACAGAAATTATTAATAGTTACGGCAGTTGGGTCGATAAATACATTGGTGATGCAGTTATGGCAGTGTGGGTTCATAAAACCACTGATAAAAATATTAAAGTGAATCCTAACGAGATATTAGAAGTATTTCAGGCTTTATATGCCCTGCATCAAATGACAGATAATCTGAATAGAGAATTTTCTTTGCCCATGCAACTCCGAGTTGGCGCAGGTATTAATACGGGTAATGCTACCGTTGGACAATTAGGGGCAGGAAATCGCCCAGAATACACAGCCATAGGAGATACGGTCAATTATGCTTTTCGCCTAGAGTCTGCCACTAAAGCAATTGGTGCAGATATTGCCATTGGGGAACTTACCTATAATTACGGTCACGATTCTCAACTTTTACAATTTAAGCAGCATCAAGTCATGCTAAAAGGCTATGACACCCCTACTAATACCTTTGCGGGAAAGTTTGCTGACCTTAAGAAATTTTTAGATCAAGTTGTAGTGCCATCTAGTTAA